Proteins from a genomic interval of Channa argus isolate prfri chromosome 11, Channa argus male v1.0, whole genome shotgun sequence:
- the trpm6 gene encoding transient receptor potential cation channel subfamily M member 6 isoform X2 encodes MCTASKNVLFLLQARKSWIEDMLFKRECVKFIPSSRDLHRCNPVCQVCQNLIRCCCGRLMGEHSWQESIAPISLCPGPEQDVEEDWSIELHTKASPTNAYGTIDFQDTAARVCRAKYARVAVDTKAELLLQLMLREWQMERPKLLLIVQGGSENFTLPPKVKQAFSKGLITAARSTGAWILTDGINTGVSRYVGDAVKTYGGHNLRKRNTVGISPWGVIDNNTDLIGRDVFRPYQPLGNPLSKRSRLNGFHSHFILVDDGTLGKHGCQQGLRRRLEKHIQLQKIHPRLNHGVPVVCVVVEGGPAIVSTVLDYVSSVPPVPVFVFEGSGRAADLLAFLHKQTAVDRQLDTDIKEDFLVRIGDVFGVEREEVLQLYNLLLQCMDHRESITIFDSESDDQMAPDAAILTATLKGTKASPADQLSMALGWDRADIAKKNILVCGQQWQVGSLEQAMLDALVMDRVSFVKLLIDNGMTMSCFLTVDRLEELYNTSHGQTNRFLHHLVEDAKQSSLPVGYRLTLIDMGLVIEYLIGAAYRSTYTRKNFRAAYRTKIKDRRYESSASLSKQRQGIIPTSGTSRNLQDLHFFRTAQPYKIKGEPDASETDTSHSSSREKAVTPGLDDAPLLVPFNFNDLFVWAVLQQRQQMALFLWQHGEEALARATVACKLYRSMAFEARQSSMDDNIAERLKGYSLEFGQLAVDVLDCAFRQNEQMAMKLLTSEMEEWSHFTCLQMAVSSCNRSFVSHSCTQTLLTDLWTGSLNWRKNSFLKITLSLLLPPVIFLLEFKSKAEMCHVPQSHEAMLFGRDSGKSVPAHNRTNYKGTQDAEQGVSFHNKRLGPVSETISSITMQCLSWITMLYEFYTAPVVKFWFHTMSYLAFLMLFSYVVLVKMEDHPSIQEWLVIAYILSTAVEKTREVLMSEPRNLSQKLKVWFSEYWNISDFTAILLFLAALALRWNADPYKTAGRISYCLDIIFWFVRVMDLLAVNQHAGPYLTMITKMTSNMFFIVVMMAIVLLSFGVSRKAILSPEEEPSWSLARDIVFQPYWMIYGEVYASDIDACENDKPCPPAAFVTPFLQAVYMFFQYIIMVNVLIAFFNNVYFDMASTSNKLWKYNRYRYIMTYQEKPWLPPPFILFSHMTLGLKAIYKRLTGDAEREERCSGLKLFLGHEDHKKLHEFEEKCVQAYFHEKNENVHNSRINRIRATAERAEEMCMMVGEVSEKVNFTQDSLSELDCQLGRLQDLSALAVDTLTLLSASDSLHQEEARLASCRPSTVSQRILPHSWTLSHRSGADCDVLNIRRLMAKSCKSTPPSLLKGYTLVTSRRASQECHVGARGSRGGRHCMEGEEGAKEDSHFTTVDHPNENSVGVSRPASHASFSHFYGVYHSGFRDQTPSESCVPSRCGSPLSPRGLESPYHKLWTWDPHLYPNQEETSMEEEEEEEEEEDNVNEDEQEEEHAHKDLPNIDLSRASSSAVLLPGCQDMAEGLINPAFSQDDSQTICRPKPSSHRERAVKSPRLTCLSRDRPYGYCRSLSSSMENVTFSGTPLSPTRGSFPSLTDPMNKESLHGGRSFRDDTSLHFSKEWSKSSDFTHVLDSRAKSNNRKTVKIQESPLDTSHLSNACWRRRWRLRGESICWSASTSLSQLNFESPDLLQKQVFPPQDVWSPTHSAWNSWARPISRRSSLQSGLSPEAKSSSFQSTDNLYSYYSAMERNNLMRLAHTIPFTPVSILGGEEVSIYSLVEVPCDADPEGSTVSSWSSRGLSAMLQPLFSEEGSLDGGLRLGCRVLCTWAEQDVLRPGLVYVVKAFRPEVVHVWQRYFPGSTALQLCLREIQQQRAAQKMMQIFNQVKPDDMHHSPRFLDVSLVLWHSNGQWLTIERNMSGDFRKYNNNTGEEITPCCSLEEMLLAFSHWTYEYSGRELLVLDIQGVGEQLTDPTVIMADDQSCSRGEMLFGPDNLGDTAISAFLQKHSCGICCQRLGLKDLRKRLDMCESSGEAEPASGKEEQEQDESMV; translated from the exons ATGTGTACTGCGAGTAAAAATGTTCTCTTCTTATTGCAGGCACGGAAGTCTTGGATTGAGGACATGTTATtcaagagagagtgtgtgaagTTTATCCCTTCCTCTCGGGATCTACACAG ATGTAATCCAGTATGTCAAGTATGCCAAAACTTGATCAG ATGTTGTTGTGGTCGCCTAATGGGGGAGCACTCTTGGCAAGAGTCCATTGCTCCCATATCCCTCTGTCCTGGTCCTGAACAGGACGTGGAAGAGGATTGGTCAATAGAGCTCCATACCAAAGCCAGTCCTACTAATGCCTATGGTACCATAGACTTTCAGGACACTGCCGCCCGGGTCTGCCGGGCCAAG TATGCTCGTGTAGCTGTGGACACAAAGGCAGAGTTGCTGCTCCAGCTGATGCTGAGGGAGTGGCAGATGGAAAGACCCAAGCTATTACTAATTGTCCAGGGAGGCTCAGAAAACTTTACCTTGCCCCCTAAGGTCAAGCAGGCCTTCAGCAAAGGGCTGATCACTGCTGCCCGCAGCACAGGGGCATGGATACTGACTGATGGCATTAACACAG GTGTATCCAGGTATGTAGGTGATGCAGTGAAAACATATGGGGGCCACAATCTGAGGAAGAGAAACACAGTTGGCATCTCACCGTGGGGAGTGATTGACAACAACACTGACCTTATTGGCAGAGAT GTGTTCAGGCCCTACCAGCCACTGGGGAACCCTTTAAGCAAGAGGTCCCGTCTGAATGGTTTCCACTCCCACTTTATATTGGTGGATGATGGAACGCTGGGAAAACATGGCTGCCAGCAAGGCCTTAGGAGGAGGCTGGAGAAACACATTCAGCTACAGAAGATACACCCTA GGCTAAACCATGGAGTACCTGTGGTGTGCGTGGTGGTGGAAGGAGGTCCAGCCATTGTGTCCACAGTGTTAGATTATGTGAGCAGTGTGCCCCCTGtgccagtgtttgtgtttgagggATCTGGCAGGGCCGCTGACCTGCTTGCTTTCTTACATAAGCAGACTGCTGTTGACag GCAGTTGGATACAGACATTAAAGAGGACTTCCTTGTCAGAATTGGAGATGTGTTTGgggtagagagagaagaggtcTTGCAGCTTTACAATCTCCTTCTGCAATGTATGGATCACAGAGAGTCT ATAACCATCTTTGACTCAGAGTCAGATGACCAGATGGCACCTGATGCAGCCATTTTGACGGCTACACTCAAAG GGACTAAGGCCAGTCCTGCAGACCAGCTAAGTATGGCTTTAGGCTGGGACAGGGCAGAtattgcaaagaaaaacatcttggTGTGTGGACAGCAGTGGCAG GTGGGTTCATTAGAGCAAGCCATGCTGGATGCCCTGGTGATGGACCGTGTCAGTTTTGTCAAACTGCTGATTGACAACGGCATGACGATGAGCTGCTTCCTCACTGTAGATCGACTTGAGGAGCTCTACAACACG TCACATGGCCAGACAAATCGTTTCTTGCATCACCTCGTTGAAGATGCAAAACAG aGTTCTCTTCCTGTAGGTTACCGTCTTACTCTCATTGATATGGGCCTTGTGATAGAGTACCTGATAGGAGCAGCTTACCGCAGCACCTACACACGGAAAAACTTCAGAGCTGCCTACAGAACAAAGATCAAA GATCGAAGATATGAGAGTTCTGCCTCCTTATCTAAACAAAGACAGGGAATAATACCAACTTCTGGTACGAGTAGGAATCTCCAGGACCTGCATTTCTTTAGAACTGCTCAGCCCTACAAAATCAAG GGTGAGCCAGATGCTAGTGAGACAGATACATCACACAGTAGCAGTCGAGAGAAAGCAGTGACCCCAGGTCTTGACGATGCTCCACTGCTGGTTCCCTTTAACTTCAACGACCTGTTTGTGTGGGCTGTACTTCAGCAGCGGCAGCAGATGGCACTGTTCCTGTGGCAGCATGGTGAGGAAGCTCTGGCACGTGCCACTGTGGCGTGTAAGCTTTACCGCTCAATGGCTTTTGAGGCACGACAAAGCAGTATGGATGACAACATTGCCGAGCGATTAAAGGGATATTCCCT TGAGTTTGGTCAGCTGGCCGTGGATGTGTTAGACTGTGCATTTCGTCAGAATGAGCAGATGGCCATGAAGCTGTTGACATCTGAGATGGAGGAATGGAGCCATTTTACCTGTCTGCAGATGGCTGTTTCTTCGTGTAATAGATCATTCGTTTCACATTCCTGCACTCAGACCCTCCTCACTGATCTCTGGACTGGTTCGCTCAACTGGAGAAAAAACTCCTTTTTGAAA aTAACTCTAAGCCTTCTTCTACCACCTGTCATCTTCTTACTGGAGTttaaaagcaaagctgaaatGTGCCATGTACCACAGTCCCATGAGGCAATGCTGTTTGGGCGTGATTCTGGGAAGTCAGTACCAGCCCACAACAGAACTAATTATAAG GGCACACAGGATGCAGAACAAGGTGTGTCTTTCCATAACAAACGTCTTGGTCCTGTGTCAGAAACTATATCCTCTATAACCATGCAGTGCCTGTCCTGGATCACAATGCTCTATGAATTCTACACAGCGCCTGTTGTGAAGTTCTGGTTTCACACA ATGTCCTACTTGGCCTTTCTGATGTTATTCTCCTATGTTGTCCTTGTGAAGATGGAGGATCATCCCAGTATACAGGAGTGGCTGGTCATAGCGTACATCTTGTCTACTGCAGTGGAGAAAACCAGAGAG GTACTAATGTCCGAGCCAAGGAACCTGAGCCAGAAACTGAAGGTTTGGTTCTCAGAGTACTGGAACATATCAGATTTCACTGCCATACTCCTCTTCTTAGCTGCACTAGCATTACGTTGGAATGCTGATCCCTACAAGACCGCGGGGCGGATAAGTTACTGTCTGGACATCATCTTCTGGTTTGTCAGAGTGATGGATCTGCTGGCTGTCAATCAGCATGCTGGCCCTTATCTCACCATGATCACTAAGATG ACCAGTAACATGTTCTTCATTGTGGTGATGATGGCAATAGTGCTGCTGAGCTTTGGAGTGTCCAGGAAGGCCATCCTGTCGCCAGAGGAGGAACCATCTTGGAGCCTAGCTCGAGACATAGTCTTCCAGCCCTACTGGATGATCTATGGAGAGGTCTATGCATCAGATATCGATG CATGCGAAAACGATAAACCATGTCCTCCTGCTGCCTTTGTTACGCCATTCCTCCAGGCTGTCTATATGTTTTTTCAGTATATCATCATGGTCAACGTTCTCATAGCATTTTTTAA CAATGTCTACTTTGACATGGCATCAACATCCAATAAGCTGTGGAAATACAACCGTTATCGCTACATCATGACCTATCAGGAAAAGCCTTGGCTACCTCCCCCCTTTATTCTCTTCAGTCACATGACACTAGGTTTGAAAGCCATTTATAAAAGATTAACTGGAGATGCTGAGAGGGAAGAGAGATGCTCTGGACTTA AACTCTTCCTGGGTCATGAGGATCATAAGAAGCTCCATGAGTTTGAAGAGAAATGTGTGCAGGCCTACTTCCATGAGAAGAATGAAAATGTCCACAACAGTCGAATTAACAGGATCAGAGCCACAGCAGAAAG AGCAGAGGAGATGTGCATGATGGTGGGGGAGGTCTCAGAGAAGGTCAACTTCACTCAGGACAGTCTGTCAGAGTTGGACTGCCAGTTGGGTCGACTCCAGGACCTTTCAGCATTGGCTGTGGACACCCTGACTCTGCTCTCTGCCTCTGACAGCTTACATCAAGAGGAGGCACGCCTGGCTTCATGTCGACCCAGCACAGTGTCTCAGCGCATCCTTCCTCACAGCTGGACCCTCTCTCACAGAAGTGGAGCAGACTGTGATGTACTTAACATTCGACGACTGATGGCCAAGTCGTGTAAAAGTACCCCTCCTTCACTGCTAAAGGGATACACTCTGGTGACAAGTAGACGAGCATCCCAGGAGTGCCATGTCGGAGCCAGGGGGAGCAGGGGAGGAAGACACTGTATGGAGGGAGAGGAAGGAGCAAAGGAG GATTCACACTTCACTACTGTTGACCATCCTAATGAGAATTCAGTAGGTGTTTCCAGACCTGCGTCCCATGcctccttctctcacttttaTGGAGTTTACCACAGTGGTTTTAGAGATCAGACACCAAGTGAGTCCTGTGTACCATCCCGCTGTGGGTCTCCTCTTTCTCCCAGAGGTTTAGAGTCACCATATCATAAACTTTGGACATGGGATCCACATCTGTATCCTAATCAGGAGGAAACTTCcatggaagaagaggaagaagaagaagaagaagaagataatgTAAATGAGGATGAGCAAGAGGAggaacatgcacacaaagaccTGCCTAATATAGATTTGTCTAGAGCCTCTAGCAGTGCTGTACTTCTTCCTGGCTGTCAAGACATGGCTGAGGGTCTGATCAATCCTGCCTTTTCTCAAGATGATAGTCAAACTATTTGTCGGCCCAAACCTTCCAGCCATAGGGAAAGAGCTGTGAAATCTCCCAGGTTGACATGTCTGTCAAGAGACCGCCCTTATGGTTACTGCAGGTCTTTGTCATCCAGCATGGAGAATGTGACTTTCTCTGGGACACCCCTCAGTCCAACAAGAGGATCATTTCCTTCTCTTACTGATCCAATGAACAAAGAGAGTTTGCATGGTGGGAGGAGCTTTAGAGATGACACTTCATTACATTTCAGCAAAG AGTGGTCCAAGTCCTCAGACTTCACTCACGTGTTGGACAGCAGAGCtaaaagcaacaacaggaaAACAGTGAAGATACAAGAAAGCCCACTAGATACT TCCCACTTGTCCAATGCTTGCTGGAGAAGGCGCTGGAGGTTAAGAGGGGAATCTATATGCTGGTCGGCTTCCACCAGTCTCAGTCAACTCA ATTTTGAATCCCCAGATTTGTTACAGAAACAAGTGTTTCCCCCTCAG GATGTGTGGAGCCCCACTCATTCAGCATGGAACAGCTGGGCCAGGCCCATAAGCCGTAGGTCTTC TTTACAGAGTGGCCTTTCCCCTGAAG CCAAGAGTTCCTCATTCCAGTCCACTGACAATTTGTATTCATACTATTCAG CTATGGAGAGAAACAATCTGATGAGACTGGCTCATACGATCCCTTTCACTCCTGTTTCAATTTTGG GGGGTGAAGAGGTCAGCATCTACTCTCTGGTGGAAGTGCCCTGTGATGCTGACCCTGAAGGCAGCACAGTCTCCTCCTGGTCTTCACGAGGCCTGTCTGCAATGCTACAACCCCTCTTTAGTGAAGAGGGCTCTCTAGATGGAGGTCTCCGGCTGGGCTGTAGGGTGCTATGTACGTGGGCAGAACAGGATGTACTCCGACCAGGTCTGGTTTATGTGGTCAAAGCTTTCCGGCCAGAGGTGGTTCATGTCTGGCAAAGGTACTTCCCTGGTAGCACTGCACTGCAGCTGTGTTTAAGG GAAATCCAACAGCAGAGGGCAGCTCAGAAGATGATGCAAATATTCAATCAGGTCAAACCTGATGATATGCACCACTCACCAAG ATTTCTAGATGTATCATTGGTTCTCTGGCATTCAAATGGTCAGTGGCTGACTATTGAGAGAAACATGTCTGGTGACTTCAGAAagtacaacaacaacacaggaGAAGAGATCACCCCCTGCTGTTCGCTAGAAGAAATGCTTCTCGCGTTCTCCCACTGGACCTATGAGTATTCAGGCAGGGAACTCCTAGTGCTTGATATACAAG GAGTAGGAGAGCAGCTGACTGATCCCACAGTCATTATGGCAGATGATCAAAG TTGTAGCAGGGGTGAGATGCTTTTTGGTCCTGATAACCTTGGAGATACTGCCATCAGTGcttttctgcagaaacactcttgCGGCATCTGTTGTCAAAGACTGGGCTTAAAAG ATTTAAGGAAGCGTCTGGACATGTGCGAGAGCAGTGGTGAGGCAGAGCCAGCATCGggaaaagaagaacaagagCAAGATGAAAGCAtggtttga